The Solanum dulcamara chromosome 2, daSolDulc1.2, whole genome shotgun sequence region ACTCACAATCTTTTTCTTCGGTtaacttacattatattatcggtctcaagtttaaatttttaaaaaagaattataattGGTTGTCAGCCAAAATTATGTTTCATAATATATGTATCGTTAAAATGTGagattaattttattaaagaaGGTGTAATATAGGAAGGTTGGGATCAATGTGTAAATAATAGAACCTAGAGACTTAGATAGCAAAAGTTCATGAGATGGTTAGAACTAATTCtgtttatatatacatgtactGCACATTAAAGTTAATTAATagagtattttttttctaattcatcTCCTCTCATTCATTCTAGATTCGTGATAGTGTTCAACAAGATATCTCCATTGATGATatctaataaatttaaataagagAGACATAATTGATGAGGATTAATATAACCATAGTAGTACCAACGTATGCAAATAATATAGTACTCCCTCTCCCTCAGTTCCTTTTTAATTGTCATGTTgcatttttcaaaaatcaatttaattaattttcaaagCTAAATTAGATTACATtagttcaatattttaaaataaaagttcagatattcaaaaactatacgaCAAGTACTATGATAACTAAAAAGGAACGCAGAAAGTAATTCTTTAAAGATATCGACATGTATGTGTATGATCCTCTCAAACAGTAGTTTTGAAGGATCTAATAAGAATGCAATAACATTTTTAGAAAGCTCGATCAACATATGGATCTCTAATAtgggggtgggggggggggggagaaagGGTTGGTTCCATATTTGAAATATttaccttttgtttttttttcttacttccCTCCACCCATCTTTCATCATTTTTGAACAGTAGAAAGCGTGAAACACATTGCCCACCAATTAGTCTACCCATTTTattagtacaacaacaacaacccagtgaaatcccacaacatggagTCTGGTCTGACCCATTTTATtagtatgaaaaaaaataaaaatatattatatcttTTAAGCAATGAAAAATAGGAGGAGAATGGgtaaaatttaatttcaatttaatgatacaatttttattatatatctaGAAATAGAAGCAGTTCATGCTCTCCATGGTCAGAAATCAGAATTCACTATATTAACACCAattacaatcaaatctctttaTAACAACATCGCCCGATCCAGATATCAACGAAATACTGTTATAGAACATATAATAAACCATAACATGAAAAACTGATTCCAGAAAAAGCTTAGTAACTAGTGTGATAAACCTCATTACTTATGAAACACAACTTGAAACATGTTATACCTGTGAAACTTACATCTGCAGAAAATTACAATACAAAAGAATTGTAATTATTTAAAACAAAAGGAACTTTACTACTTTTTTTATctaggaaaaaaaaaagcattAGGCCAAAAAAAACTCTATTTCTGAACTTGTACTAACATTATGTTTTTTCCCCCTAGGCATAGACCTATTTAGGCAATTGTAGACTAACAACTTCATGTGAAATTGATTTAATCAAACAGAACATAGAAAAACATCTTCCATTCCATCCAGCAGCACCAAATACTAACTCGATTAAAAGAAACGTTTTTTCTTCGTCTCTGCTAAAATAATGAACTTACAAGGACCTTGGCGCGAATGACCATGTTTGATATGCAAAGAACTTTGTCATTTGTACCAAGAACAGAGCTTTCTATGCTGTTTCAGCGTTGCGTAGATGCCTATCCTGTCCATTTGTATCCCAGAAACCAGAATATGTAGTTCTTCTCTTAGACTTGTAACCTTTACCTCTCTTTTTCAATCCCTTACGCCCTCTAAGCATGACGGACATGACACCTAAGAAGCCGAAGATTGAAACCGCCCACAAAACCATGATCCAAAATCTCATAGAAGTGAATGTTCCGTTTGGCGTTTCAACTTGGGAGGAtttcttagaattatttttgGGCATTTCGTCGTGCTTCAAGGCCTGAACGTCATCAACGTTTCCAAACTTCCTTGAAGTTGTAATTTCAACAGCCATTCTAGCTTCAGCATTGGTTCTAGCTTCAGCATCGGTTCTAGCTTCAACATCGGTTCTAGTTTCAGCATCAGTTCTAGTTTCAGCATCAGTTCTAGTTTCAGCATCGGTTTTAGTTTCAGCATCGGTTCTACTTTCAGCACGGGTTCTTGTTTCAGAATTGGTTCTAGTTTCATTGACTCTGTCCTGATTTACTCTTTCACGTTTGGGCGTGGAAATAGTGTTAGGATCTGGACATTTTCTCCTCTCGTGGTGTAAACGAAGCGCTTCATTCAACGTCGTTGCACATTCTATGCTAAGCAAGTCGCGCTGTAAGGAATTGTTGTCAGTTTGATCAAGTGATGATGGATCAGGAGGAtcaggaaacttagcccaacaTTTGTTAACCAAGTCGGCGTGTCTCCAGTTTGCTTTGTCAAAACTCCACTTACCAACCCTATATTCCAAGCCATAGTGGAAGACTCTATAATTAACACCAGGTGTAGGAACATATCCTGGGTATATCAGAATCTTGTCGCTTATGATGTGCCGTAGATTCAACTACACAACATCAAAATTCAGATTAGACAGAATGCAGATTAGAGTACAGCACTCAGTAGCTACAGTCACACCTCGGTATAACAACATTTCATTATAAACTGATTAAGAGAACTAACTTTTGATAATAAGCCTAGAAAATTACCTCTGCAGCACCAAATGAGTAACCATACATCTCACTAATCCACCCAGCTTCATACACATCTCCTGTTATGTTCTTGGACCAATGAGATCTATCAAGTCGGACCTCCTCAGTTTTGTGCAGCCACTGCAGTGCAAATTTCCGTAGATCATCTACATGCATAACGATTACGCCCCCAACCTTGTCACAAGCTTCAGGATGGTGAGTGTGGAGCTTTGCCAGTATGTTGTCACAGCCGATAAGGTAGCTGATTCAGAATAGGAACAAAAGAAGTAGACTGGTAAAAATCTGTGCAATGTGAATTTCATGCAAGAATATAAGGCAAGAAAACTGATTCGCTGAAAAAGTTGAATATTTGTAATAAACCATGCAATCCTCCACCAGAACaaaaatgaaaatcataaaCCTGTAACTCTTACTCATAAGGAGTTGAAACAGGTCGACTGCGACCAGCATTGAATTCCCATGGTGTTATTGGTCCTCTCATGATCATGTCAGCATCAAGAATTACAATGTATTCAGCATCCGTCTTCACATGATTCATCCAATGAAGAACTGCAGCCGGTTTGTTGATTGCTGGATACCTGAAATAAGCAAAAACTAGATCCGGCTTGATGTCAAAAATTTCCACATTGACCTTAGGGCTtagtttttcttatttaattaaaaggGGGAGAGATAGTTGAGGTGAGTGACAAATGTTTCATCTAATATTTATATGCACCGTCCAGTGTTATGACTGTtctgtttcatttccttttaaaaGATTGCCGAATGTGAAAGATGACTTTAATCAAAAGGCCATATGTATTGACAAGAAAGAAAAACTAGGAAACAATAGATTACCAATCTCCGGTTAATGGATGTCGGCTCATGGATGGTACATAGTGGGTGGGAGCTAGATCATGGCCTTTGTATTGCTTTAAATCTTCATCTGTACAGCTTAAAAGCCTTGTGATGTTCCCTGGCTGACCGCTCTTGTAAAAACTGTGGACAAGCCCCACTGTTTGCCAATCAAAGTAAGATGAGCATTCTGTAGAGAAAATGGTGTGGATTTTTGGGTGTGGCTTTTCAGGCTCATTATCAACTTCTTTATGAATTTCAACCTCCATCATCTGTCGACTTTGGGCAGTCAAACGTTTTGGCCGACTTAGTTCTGCGAACGTTTTACTCTTTAAGAAGCTTAGATACTTTGACCACTTTGGCTTAGGACATTTAAAGGCAGCATGCTGTAATAAAAGGCCCTCATTCATGGTATTAATGCACTCAATATTCAGAAACAGTGCCCTCCTTTTGTTATGATCAGGTTCCATCTGTGTTATCTGCAAGAAGAAAATAATCATAGAAATTCTAATGAACGTTACAAGAAAATAGAATGCACGTTATCTTGTAGAATGAATGATCAAAATAACTCTTAGTGACTAAATGCGGAAGGGATCATTACCAGGTATGGATGACCGCACAATGAAGTAAACTCATTAACATCACATTCTAAAGCTATTAAACTTAGATCACTAAATTTATATTTCAGAATCCCCAACACGGAAGCTTTTCAGCTGGTTAAGTGTTTCGAACTCCAACTTTTAAAACTTGTACTATTATGTCTACTCCAACTTTTAAAACTCGTACTCTTATGTCTATGATCAAGTGGTCATAGTTCACCACATTAGTGGGCCAGCATAGCATTACTGTTACTTATTGAGTTTCTAGATGGACACGTATTTGATAGAAAGAACTGATTTAAAATGCACTGCTCTAATCGTATCAGAAATCAGCAAATTTGACACACGGAAGTTTGTTCATTTTGACGAGTACAAATCAAATGAGAGAGACAAAAAAATAGGTTCAATCTGCAACAGAAATTTAGGGTATTAAACTACTGATGAATTGTTACGCCATTGCCTATTATAATACATGTTACTTTAAGACAGATTTTAAAGACAAAAGACTGATAAGAAATTTAAGACGGTAAGTATCTCAGTTTAAGAAAGATTTAACAGATAACATAGCTTATATCAGAGCTCAAGTCAGGCTAATTTACTTCATCAATCTTACTTTTTAGACATGTTGGACTAAACATAGGTGACGTGGTGGTAGAAGCATCACCCATAGAAGGCATCAAGATTAAACATACTCTATCGCTTACCCCAACCACCTGCACTTACTATACATATGAATTTCTCATTTAACAAGTTTTAGTATCAATTGACATTGAATTGTTTCCTTCAGAGCATATTCAGCTGAGTCATTCACAAAATGGAAGCCATGCTggtaagaaacaaaaataaatttataatatgcATAGACTAAGATGATCTATTTTAATAGTGCAAGCCAAATTTTACCTCGCGGGGATAAGGAGGTTCAGGGAAGAGCCGGTTGCAATCATAGACAATGTCGTCTTCATGATGGTCTAGTTTACTGAATGACCAGTTTCCAACATTAAAAGGTAAGCCATAATGCATAAGAATAGGTTCAATACCCTCTCGTGGAGTATAGCCAGGGTATATCATCAAGTTATCATTGATCTTATGCCGGAGTCCTACCTGACAAATCAAACATCAAGGATATATAGATCatcttaataaaaaaattagaaaagcaGCAACAGATATCtgtaaaataaaagatgaaccATTGAAACAACTTGCCTCGGCAGCACCAAATGAATATCCATACATCTCACTGATCCACCCTGTTCCGTAGATATCACCAGTATAGTTGGTTGGCCAGTGAGCTTTGTCTTCCCGTACTTCTTCAGTCTTTGAAAGCCATAGGGGTGCCAAAGCTCGAAGATCATCTATATGCATGGCTAATAGCCCACCAACCTTGTCACAAAGTTCAGGATGCTTTGTATGCAGCTTTGCAAGAATATTATCGCAACCAATTAAATAcctaattataaaataaactctTTGGAATCAACAAGTCCTCAATTACGGCAAACAATCAAGCTGACAAGAAGGTTTATGTAATTAAGGATCGTGAAATTTTGATAAGGGATGCTACAGGTTGTCAAGAAAACACCAAAAATAGTCGTCATACAAACATCTTCTACGTGTGTTTTTAATTCTTTGATGTTTATGGCTTTTCTTGATTCAGGAATCTGGTTTTACGCGCCAAGTGCAATAAGAGTTGATGAGCTGATACTAATCTATAGAGGATGTGCAAGGGATTATTCCTTTTCTAGTTCACTTTGGTTATGTAGATCTTTACAGTCAATGGACAAAAATCTAAGATGTTTTCTagacatattttgagtaatatAGATGTTTTCCTGGACATATATTGTTCAAGTAGCCGTTAAGTTACATATTTGGAAGACACGATTGTAAATTATCTTTGTTTCCGTTGAGAAATTCTTTTGCTTTCACATCAAGATCTTACTAAAATAGTGAAACTAAAAATGGGTAAAATGAGAATTTTGTTTTACCCATAATACGCAGAAACAGGCTTCCCTTTCTCTGCCCCAATCTCCCATGGTACGATTGGACCTCGAATGATCATGTCTGCATCCAGTATGACAACCCAATCAACATTATCTGCCTCTTTGCTGTATTTAAGCCAGTGAACAACTCCAGCCGGTTTGTTAATTGCAGGATACCTGCAGACCAAATAAAACAGCATTATCTTCTTTGATCGGCATAACAAGCTTTTACTGTCGCCTTTAACCAATATATGTGCTTCCAAATCAGATAAGAGGAAGATTATGacaaaacaaaaagaaacaaagagaattgacaaaatatcaagaaaaaccataaattttGCATTTCTTCTATAGGAAGTTACTGGAAAAATGATTTGTGATGCCAAAGAGAACCCACCGATCATTCTTGGTGCACATAGAAGACCGATCCTATAGTTTAAGTTCAAATCAATTAATGAATTAACATTTTTATTTAGAAGAAAATGCGAGTATGGCGAGAACTCTTCAAAAGTAGAGTAGAGGAGAAGAATTGACCCGTGAAATCACTAAAGCTAGAGGAGAACAATCAAAGCAGTTAGCAAGCTGATAAAAAGAACTGAAGCAGTTACCAAGACGATAAAAAAGGACTGACACATTGAGCAAACAAAGACCAGGAGATGAAATACAAGAGCAAATTATCTCACAAAACCAAATGGAAATGCAGTTATTAAGTATTCTTCCATTCTCTTCAAAGTAAACTAAAGGAAAATTGACCAAATTTGATCTTCATCATTAATCAACACTGGAGCAGTTAACACAAAAACTTAAGgatatcaaatcaaaattcaGAATCGGAAGGAAATCCAATCTTTCTATTATCAGAGATATCTCAATCGCCTTTGAACTTtttatatcattaattttttgatatttcaaAACCATCAGTGacaaatatcaacaataatttcGATGTACAAATGCATATCTAAAAGTAAAACGAAAACAAAGAAGGATCAATCACACGACATTTCATAAAGCTGGCACCTTTGTCGAAAATAGCATATCTTTATCTCTTCACATCTTGTCTGAAGGCATCAAAGTCACAAGAACAGAAAAACAGTTCAAATTGAATTATACACattaacttaattaataaaGGTAGCAATCACACAAACAAGTATTAAAGTCAAAACTGAAAATTGAAggcaaaaaacaaaaaaaggtgGCAACCACACAACACTGGGCAAAGTTGACACCTTTCTTGGGGAAAAAAGACATGACTGCATTTCTTCATACTCTTAATTGTTCAAAGCTATCAAAGTCACAAGAATCAAAAATTATGTTCAGCATTGAACCAACACATAAAATCGAAGGGCAAAACCAAATCAAGCTGACAATCATACAACAATAGACAAAGCTGATCTCATTGGAAAAACAAATTCAGCATTGAATCCATACATAGAATTGAAGATACGAACCAAATAATATTGGCAATCAAACAACAATCGACAAAGTTGATCCCCTCATTGGAAAACaacataattcacatgctcgtTTACTAGATTATTAATTGCCACAAAATCCacaagaatcagaaaattcaaATCAGCATGGAATCCATGCATAGAATTGAAGCAAAAACCAAATAATGGTGGCATCACACAACATTAGGCAAGGCTGACCCGCGTTGGAAAAGAAAggcaaaaatatcatttcctcATCTTCTTAATTGCTCAAAGCCATCAAAGTTTCAAGAATCAAAACCAACTAAAACATTTTTATCACCACCAACACTAGGCAAAGCTGACCCCCTTaggaaaaacaaaacaaaatatctGCTTTCTTTTCATCTTAGTTGTTCAGGGCAATCAAAGCCACAAGAACATAAACCCAATTCAGCATTgaattcatacataaaaatgaATGCAAACAACAAATAATGGTGGCAATCACACAACACTTGGCAAAGctaaccaaaatatcatttgttCATCTTCTCAATTGTTCAAAAACATCAAAGTTTCAAGAATCAAAAACCCAATTCAGCATTTTATCATCAACAACACATGCATCCACAAAAACTGAAAATTGTTCATCTTCTTAATTACTCAGTGTCATCAAAGTCACAAGAATCCAAAACCTAATTCAGCATTTCATCACCAACAACTCATGCATCCacaaaaaaactaaaaagtaTCAATTTTTCATCTTCTTAATAGCTCAAAGCCATCAAaatcacaagattcaaaaaaCCCAA contains the following coding sequences:
- the LOC129879871 gene encoding peptidyl serine alpha-galactosyltransferase — its product is MMEKKAILVLLLLTLSLISGEEPEKIDTKKAPWRIHTLFSVECQNYFDWQTVGLMHSYRKAQQPGPITRLLSCTEEERKGYRGMELAPTFEIPSMSKHPKTGDWYPAINKPAGVVHWLKYSKEADNVDWVVILDADMIIRGPIVPWEIGAEKGKPVSAYYGYLIGCDNILAKLHTKHPELCDKVGGLLAMHIDDLRALAPLWLSKTEEVREDKAHWPTNYTGDIYGTGWISEMYGYSFGAAEVGLRHKINDNLMIYPGYTPREGIEPILMHYGLPFNVGNWSFSKLDHHEDDIVYDCNRLFPEPPYPREITQMEPDHNKRRALFLNIECINTMNEGLLLQHAAFKCPKPKWSKYLSFLKSKTFAELSRPKRLTAQSRQMMEVEIHKEVDNEPEKPHPKIHTIFSTECSSYFDWQTVGLVHSFYKSGQPGNITRLLSCTDEDLKQYKGHDLAPTHYVPSMSRHPLTGDWYPAINKPAAVLHWMNHVKTDAEYIVILDADMIMRGPITPWEFNAGRSRPVSTPYDYLIGCDNILAKLHTHHPEACDKVGGVIVMHVDDLRKFALQWLHKTEEVRLDRSHWSKNITGDVYEAGWISEMYGYSFGAAELNLRHIISDKILIYPGYVPTPGVNYRVFHYGLEYRVGKWSFDKANWRHADLVNKCWAKFPDPPDPSSLDQTDNNSLQRDLLSIECATTLNEALRLHHERRKCPDPNTISTPKRERVNQDRVNETRTNSETRTRAESRTDAETKTDAETRTDAETRTDAETRTDVEARTDAEARTNAEARMAVEITTSRKFGNVDDVQALKHDEMPKNNSKKSSQVETPNGTFTSMRFWIMVLWAVSIFGFLGVMSVMLRGRKGLKKRGKGYKSKRRTTYSGFWDTNGQDRHLRNAETA